The nucleotide window TTTAATTTACatctaaataatacttttgttgtATTAGATTTCCCTTTAGTTATGGACTTATTGATggatttgttttgttgttctttggtTGTAGTTTCAACGAGTGTGGATTCTTCAAAGTATATATGCGAtgatttatttgaagatttagaATGGTTGAGGAAAGTTGAAGAAGGTACTTCCGGCCGCAACGttactaaaaaaaatcattttattagaagcactttacatttacttaatttaaaaagaaaaatatcgaTGGTACCTACCTGTTTGTTCAGCTATTTCTTGGTCGAAATCCATAGGTAGAATGGAGTTTTCTTTATGAGGCCTTTTATGTTTACGTTTACTAACTGATTTCTCTTCCGAATCATTGAATGTTATACTCTGTTTGTTCACATTATTAGAAAAGGATCTTACACTATCGCATATGGACTCCTTTGCGACACTTTTATTGTGTTGCAAATCTTCACTTGCTTTCAAAATGCTAACTTGTTCATTAGTACTTGTAATTTCTTGTGATTCATTCGAAATCGGCTCTACTGTAtttacaggtgaatgatctacTTCTCTTGGAATGCGTTTTGATTTTTTCGTCTTATTGGGGGTAGAGCTTCCTAGTACATCCGTTGGCAATGTATGATATTTCCTCTTTTTTACTAAATTCTTCTCAACCGATTCTTCCACATTAATAGGATTTGCTGGGGTTTCGAGTTTCAATTGCCTTGAGCGTCGGCGAGATTCCTCGAGAGCATGTTTCGGTATGAAAGccctaaaaataataatttataatacttAATAGCTTCAAACAAATTTAGTTCCGCTCACTTAAGGGATTCCGTAAATTCCACAACTTCGATAGATTCTTGAGGAGGTATAAAAAGATTATCTGTAGTAAGAAACCGGACCGGCCGCACATCAAATATTTCTTCCACTCGACGTTGTAAATACTCCACATTTTTCCATTGCGGATCGACAAGTATTATAACGTATTTCCTTTCGTcttcaaaaaatatcgaaagATCAATCTTAACAggaaactttttcatttttaacataaataacaaacaaatgatAATAACAATTTATGATCACAAAAATATGCGAATACGCGCCCGAGTTCGCCTTTGCGTTGTTAAAacattcattcacaatagagCAACGGTATGacaaaaattgttattactttaaatttaaatttttttttaattattaatattttaaaagcttttttcgcAACAAAAACGTAGAATAAATCTTATATCGAAAGAAACTTGTAAAATACAACTAttggaactttttttttaatgtctgcACATTCGCCTTTATTTCGCCTTGACTGTAGATCATgtatgttgttgctttatttgaaaaaatatatgtgtgatTCCTACAACAATTATATACGTAAATTATTGGGTGattctgtttttatttaaattagtatTCAATCGAATATCTTATTTTTCTTGTTATATTGAGATATAGAAAACATTACTGATTTATTGCTGAGTATAAACAACAATATCTTTAGAGAATTTTTATTTCGACACCTAAAAAAAGGAGGATCGCTCAGAAACTTTCATATTAGCGCcaaagcgttgttgttgtaattttaaccATAAATGGTAGACTCTGAAATAGTGGCCTTTTGTATCTGAATTCTACTCCATACGATTTTTTAAACTGaagcttttttattaaataaaaagtcgtttaatttttgaacacacctcgtatatattCTTAAGCATACGTTTATGGTTAAtataaaagtgaatttatttttaaatacattaatacCATTTGTGCGTATCGTTTGCATTATATTGCGCTTGGTTCCCTCTATAGTCagtaggtttttttttttaatatgtgatTAGAGGTTGaacttacatctattttattattatccgacattagataataaataattgcattatGAGATAAAGCTTAATTACGGCGCTTTGTATTTAAGCAATATGCGCATATCTTATAGATAGTATAGTAAAATGGATTTGTGACCATTTAACTTTGCAGTTTCACTGTTTAATTGCATATTCAATATATGTGCTTGCATTTTAAGTTATacatatcaatttttttaattttattgttcaaCAGTGACGAAAGTATTATCTTTGGTCTTGGGTTGTGAAATAAGTTTACTAAATTATTTcatatgtttattttacatattaaattgAGCTATACTAAATGGAAACTGAttggtttatatatacattGGCACATTATTTATACTTATTATACGTGCAAGTTTCTATAAATCTAATAGCGAACATAAatgttttgttaaatttatctaatataaaaaagaattttttttgtatatgtatatccttaCTTTGGCTTTTAcatattcttaatatatattactaatagGTCTGAACTAAATTATTAGTTAACATTCTtaacatttcttaaaataatttaaatgaataattgAACCATTAACTTAGTGTAGAATAATTTGCATGTTCAACAAAAATGCTATTCTATACTTTCTTCATATAAATTAGTGAGTTTGTGATTAACTATGAAAGACTAACTCTCGTCTAACACTTAAATAATCATGAAGTTTTGGTGGAATCGGCAGCTTTGCGATTTCTTCCGCTGCAACATGTTGTTGTATTACGCGTCGACACAAGTCTTGCAATTGTGGCATTTTGAAATAACGACTTAGTGGATACTTCAGTATAACCGGGCAAGGTGGTTGCAACTCATTTTGAACTTTCACGAAGCATACAAAATTGTCATTAGTACAACGATACAATATATCGTCTATCATTTCTACTATGGATTCATATTGTAGTTCCTCAAAGTGCCAATAACCATCATGATACTCTAAACGATAGTGAAAGGTCACGTTCACAATGCGAAAGCTAAGCGTAAACTGACAACCACGTGTCTCCGAGTCGCGTACCAGAAATGAACCGGTGGGTTTGTCACTCAACTGTTTTTGTGCATCTAGTCGTGATATCTCGCCCCAGTACCACACTTGGCTgttgtaatataaatttttaatacacattaatatatatacaagaaaaaataaaatattgcatgaATTAATTCACTTTATATTACCTTAACATTTGTGAGCTTGCAGTATACATTATACGGTTAGGGCTTTCTTCATTTTCTAACCACTTCTTCGCAATAAATCGTTTATAACCAATAGTAAATGGTATAATTTCTTCCTCTTCAACATTTGTATAAAGCGCACGTTGCTGTGGTTCATGAATAGGTGAATGAGTTGAGAATTCATCGGTAGCGTTTATTGTGCCTGAAGCACAGGCGACACCACAATCAGATTTACCACTTTCATCCTGTCGATTTCGCAAAGAAGAAAATCTTAAGCCCATTTTCTTTCGCAGTCTTTGAAAAACATTCTTTCCCTCTTTGCGCTTCCTCCCGGTAACACTAGTAACATTCATGGAATTGGCATCATTCACAGCTGTATTATTCCGTGTGCACGTCACTTGCTCAGgttcattgttgttattttgtatttgtggaaCGTGTCTAGATGTTGATGGTATATCAGCCAATGACATCTGGGATGAAGATTTTTTTCGCCTTGTTAGTGATTGGAACCAGTTGCGCTTCTCTTTCATTGTCGATGTGGGAGTTGTAGCATTGGATGCGTTAGGACTAGTGGCAGGAGCATCTCCACCGCCCTCATTTGGCGGCTGCTCACAATCgacattttttatgcaaatgcgCTCATTCATTATGACTGTAAAATTCTGGTTTTATTTCATACACATCAAATTAAGATAAGATATATTAagatcaaaaacaacaatatatctCATGGAATAACTCACCTATGCTGCAAGCATTATAATGTTGTCTATATCTTTTGTGATATGCGGTTTACTTGAACGGGTATGACATCATGTCGCTCGTATAATTCTGTCATTGAAGATTAAAATGAGTATTGTGTTTTTATTGAACTGTTTTTTATAACTAATACTAAAAgagaaaaagtataaaatcaAACAGATAAGAAATTGCAAAGAATGAATTCTTGagaaattactgtttttgtttgaCTTTCTCTCTTCTGCAACTGTCAATGGTAATTATTACTCAAGTCAACTCTAGTAGTAAATAACCAGTGTTGCATTTCCACTTCaccaaagtaaacaattcaaatttagtatttttttttttttgtaataacgtctatatattatatattacgggaaaatttttttaaattgtttttaaatatgaaaaaaaaaaaaattatctttaacAGCTTgtccttaatttatttttttagttctaaCCAAGTTTTTTATTCTTCTTAAAAGTAGTACGTTTGCTGTCagaacatataaacatacatattaaattataattaaataaaatcataaatatacaccatatgttttaatatatatattttctaacgagaatgatttatataaaattaaacgtTTTTATGGATAAGTGTACATacgaatttataaatatttgtattttaataatgtaGTACAATATTCATAGCAATAATTATTAGAATATTTAATGCAAACTATTTTCTTAATTCACTTCATT belongs to Zeugodacus cucurbitae isolate PBARC_wt_2022May chromosome 6, idZeuCucr1.2, whole genome shotgun sequence and includes:
- the Socs6_2 gene encoding uncharacterized protein Socs6_2, coding for MNERICIKNVDCEQPPNEGGGDAPATSPNASNATTPTSTMKEKRNWFQSLTRRKKSSSQMSLADIPSTSRHVPQIQNNNNEPEQVTCTRNNTAVNDANSMNVTSVTGRKRKEGKNVFQRLRKKMGLRFSSLRNRQDESGKSDCGVACASGTINATDEFSTHSPIHEPQQRALYTNVEEEEIIPFTIGYKRFIAKKWLENEESPNRIMYTASSQMLSQVWYWGEISRLDAQKQLSDKPTGSFLVRDSETRGCQFTLSFRIVNVTFHYRLEYHDGYWHFEELQYESIVEMIDDILYRCTNDNFVCFVKVQNELQPPCPVILKYPLSRYFKMPQLQDLCRRVIQQHVAAEEIAKLPIPPKLHDYLSVRRELVFHS